The Kwoniella dejecticola CBS 10117 chromosome 2, complete sequence genome segment CATCTTCACCTATTCCACCTGGTAATGTAGCTTGAGGGTGCCAAGCTGCTCCACCTATCTTATCCAGATGACCCTTCTTCGTTGAAACAGGATTCAGGTTGGGCAGATCCCATATCTTGGTGTCTCCCGTCCAGGATGTTGTCAGGATGTATTGAGAGTTGGGGGAGAAACGGATAGTGGACAAGGGACGATCATCGCCGAATTGCGATCCGAGGTTATTGAATGTCTGTCGAGTTTGACGTTAGCAGGGGAATATAAATTTGATAATGATATGTTGTTCAGTATCGTTCAATACTAATGCATATAAGAGATTGATTCGGAGATAGCTgtccactcaccttcagctccGAGAATACTTCCTTCCGCAGCGATACGATCTTCCCTAATGGTaatcccacttccaccctCTGCCTCGCTATACGTGTACGTGCCCTGGAGAACCGCCAGGATCAGGAATGGATCTTGCTTTACTTCACCGGCAGGATGAATGGAGTTTGCTTCTATGcggatgactcactttgacaaAGAATACCTAGCGAGCTTCCTCCTTGCTTCCAACAGATCATCCGAACCTTCGGTGTAGAACTCTCCCTAGCAAGACCGACCATTCATAAGCTTCCTTCATGTAAATGCTTGGGACGAGGCCTGTCAGCActtacctcctcttcctcttcagaaTCACTACTCTCGTCTGAGTCTCCATCCACGTCCATACCGtcccctccgcctcctcggGCTTGTTCAATTTGCTCTTGCACATATTTCAGACGATCTCGCCTGTCTCCCGGCTATCAGGGGTTATCGTTTGGAATCACACGGCATCACAACAAGTCAGCATGAGGAGCATCTTTCATGAGAATGGATAAGGGTGATTCTGTGTCATTCTTaatcttgaagctgaagcagagGATGGAGTTGTGAAGTGAACGTAAACACGAAAAGCAGAATCCAATGCGGGCAGACTCACCCCTTCACCGAAAAGCGTCATAGGTTCCCCATAAGCCCTCAGCCTCTCTCGGACCTTCTTATCGTCCGTCGGCACCGCCATTTTCCTGaatttcttcttccggtCCAGCTCCTCTATCAGAGCGGCATTCTTGGCTCGTTCGCGCTCATCGTCGGATCCTCCCAATTGGTAGGTGTTGTCGACGGCTGAAACGGATCCATCGTGATTAGCTCTGGTCACATGGGGGATGGATATGCGAAACGGCCAATATAGCTCACTCAAGTCATCCAAATCCATCTTGGATTGCTGCCTCCTGGTTATGTGCTCGAGTGTAATATCGTAGTGAACGATGAGGAAGTTACGGATATCAGAGTCCAAAGTAGTACAATGGTCGCCTCTAAAACAGCTTCGAAGGCAGTCGAGTTCAATAATATCGGTGTTTCTTATTTAACCCCTCCATCTAATTTGGCTTCGGTGTGAGCCGATCTTTTCTCGTTATTTGGGGACCCCGGAATGAACAACGTCGTTTCATCTCTCTCTTGTCATTATTGCTTCCCCCAAAATTGACACATTTATCGACTCGGCTTCCCCATCAGATGTAAGTATCgatgcagatcatcgtcGTAAGCCCGACTCTGACTTCCGCCTGTCTGATCATATAAAGTGTAGCAGGTGATCCTGCTCTGCTGCGTATATCCAACGATGTTTTCCCACTCGCTGGTGAGAGCAACAACGCGACCGGGATCAGCCGGTCCCTCCACTTTATcgatttcagcttcgacttcacGAAAGGCCGCATTCGCTTTCATTCGACATGCATCCAACAGTGCTTCGAATGGGAAGGGTCCTCATATACCAATCATCCGAACGCTGGGACAGCTGAGGCgatggaggaaagaagcgagGGACAAAGGCTTGGAAGTCGGGGTCGTGCCGACCGTAAGCTGAACTGTTCTGATAGCGATCTGCAacgatttgagctgatcgtGATCCTGACACGATCAGATGGGAGCGTTACATGAAGGTCATCTGAACTTGGGTGAGTAAAGCGCATCCCACGACTACAACCTGTGACATTGAATGAGAAAATGCTGATATCTCATGCACAGTACGAGCCTCGTTATCTCGACACCCGTTGACGGTGATGACGCTTTTCGTCAACCCGATGCAGGTGAATCTCAAATTTCAACTAGCAACCTCCTTTCCAGGAGCACTTTTGTGCCTTTGATCAAGCTGCACGCTGATAAAATTTACTCCATGAAGTTTGCACCTCACGAAGACCTCTCTTCTTATCCACGCACATTCGAGCGCGACCTATCTTTACTCCAATCAATCCTACCGCCACCTGCTTCACCCAGGCAGCTCCGTGGACTCGGTGTATCAGAGCACGAATCGTTCAGACCCTCAACAAGCAGCTCTAGCAGTAGTAGTACTGCAAACGGAAATGGAACTCACCACGATATCAAAGATAGTCCATTGGTGATCTTTGCGCCAACGCCAGACGTGATGTATCCCTTAAAAGGCGAGTTGCAAGATCTGAGGAGCCATAAAGGTGTAGAGGTGGATGTGAGGGGATGGGCAGAGGTCATGGAGGGTGCTTCGAGGCGTGAGTCGGCCTTTTGCCCCCGTCAATACCAAGAATGTCCCTTGGCTCAAGCTAAATTCTCTGTCTACGGGTCGTAGCGCAATTCTTCAAAGGAGTAGCAACGGTCTGTACGAAACTGTTCAATGCCGTCGAGGTGGGTCCATCCAGTCCTTGTCTCATACGCTCTCAGATTCGGACGATGAGTCAATCCACTAAAATCGGACCTTAGCCTGATCATGCGTATTTCGGTCAAAAGGATATTCAACAAGCCTTATTACTTCGAATCCGTGAGCTACCTTGCCCTGCTTTTGCCCTTGTCCCATCTAGCAATCTCTAGGCCAATTGAAATGCAATTAAGCAGCTGACTTTACATGACCATGTGACAGTCGTGAAAGATCTCTTGTTATCGCACCCTACCTCTTCAAATCTCCACATCTTACCTACAACCAGATCAGTAGAGGGTCTAGCCCTTTCATCGCGGAACGCTTATCTGTCCAAAGCCGAGTTGAGCGTCGGCCCAATCTTACACAAAGCGCTTGCTTCCGCCAAACAGCTATACGAAGGTCAGAGTCAAAGTGAAAGTGGAACCGAAAGTGCAGTCAGCAAGGTGACTGATGAGGTtaaggacgaagatggggCCGAGGAATTAACCGGTGAAGATTTAGTAGCGAATGCTACGAGGGTGATATTGGAGGAACAAGAACGTATATTAGGTATAACGACACCAACACCGGAACAACAGGGCGGGGGAGTAGAGTTGACCTTGGATTATATTGAGATTTTCGATAAAGACACATTTGAGCCTATCAGGGGACCGATAGGGAGGAATAGGGAGTTCGTTTTGGCAGGAGCGATCTGGGTGGGGAAAACAAGGTTGATTGATAATCTCCTAGTGGGGTGGGAAACCAGTTAGACCCACTTCCCACTTTAGACGACACAGACTATTTAGACAGTCTCATTGGAGAATGAAGCGTGCCGCGTGCGTCGCCTGGTAGTTCGTTCAGTGGCTCAGAGCGCGGGACGGCGGTCTGTTAGGCTGGATGGGTATGATGGATGTAAATATGGACAATTGGGGTGTGATTCTACGTATCTGGTATTCCGACGGTCGATTTGACGGCATAACATGCATTGTACAGATTATGTGCAGCACAGGGAGCCATGGATGGTCTTAGATACCTTTCAATCATTCACATAGTACACTTTCGAATGTCATAAGATCGTATACAGTACAACTATGAAAAATCATGATAGTCCATGACTGTGAATGAGATTCGATGATTATCACAatatcttttcttccttcgctttcCTACCCTGCCACTCTTTATTACTATTTATCCTCCACTCCCATTCGCTCAAACGATCTTCATCCCAattcttatctttcttctcgtatTCGGGTGTCTTGAGGATATGTTCCTCCGGATGAGGGGAGAACGAAGAATGATTGGCGAGTGTATGAGGGAGGTATTCCTGCGTGATATGATATTAAGACCCGGTAAGATCAGATAAGATAAGATACCGGTTCGTCACCAGAATGCACTAGCTGgaattcagattcagattcaacTCACATTATACACCGGATGAGCGTAATCGGGATCATAAGAATACCTCTTGCCATACCCCAGCTGCTTCATCAGTTTCGTAGGTGCGTTCCGAATTTGCAGGGGGACACCAGGTAAGGGCGGTTGATGGCATAATGCCTCTGCCTATTTGTCGCGCCAAAACAAAACGAATGGATCAATCAGCAGGGCACCTTGCTCGATTGCGCAGACTCAGGCAGAAAATCTAGTCATGTTCCTCCATGAAAGGAATGAGAGGGTACAGGACATACCCGTTTGTAAGCTGTATACGACCTTGTCGATTTCGGAGCTTCAGCCAGATAAGCTACGCAATGCTATATCGGCATAGGTGTCGGTATGACGGGAATGGGAGTTCGCATGTCAGCTATAGATTTTATACTTGTACGAATAGAGCAATAGATGAATTGTATAATGATGGAACTCACAGCTAAATTGATGCGGCATTCAGGCAATCCGATAACTTGACAAGCTTGATAAGTAGCCATGGCCTAAGTCAATTCACGCATCAACTCTTGTTTCTTTCATGAGGCACGAGtaaaggtggaaggtggaagaaagaaagaaggaaggctcatgactcaccaaagGCAACGCTTGTGGATCTGCTAATCCCACGTCCTCGCTTGACATGACTACCAATCTCCTAGCAATATACAGCggatcttctcctccagtAATCATCCTGCATCCGCAATGGTCGCGCTTTAGCTCTAACTGGCTCTCCATGTGCTGAAGCCGGCGGGAAAtagtggagaagagatcgactAACCTTGCAAGCCAGTACATAGCCGCACTCCCATCTGAACCACGTAGACATTTGTGCATAGCTGAGATCATATCATACCTCTCTTCACCTGATCGATCGTATCCTTTCCTCAAACCCCTCCTTACCGAATCCATCAactcttcatccctctttTTCTGTTCATCTGCCTGACTATTCCCACCATCTTGGGAAGACGGATTACCAGTGGTAGGAATTGTGGAGGGGAGTGTGCTCTGCCGTGGAGCTTGACACACTTTGAGAGCTAATTCGAGACCGTTCAAAGCTTGTCGAGCATCGCCATCAGCTACGTCCGCCAAGAAGGGGATCAAGTCCGGCGGTAAGTGCGGTAATGGCTCAAGAAGGGAGGATAAGGCGTTTGTTAGGATTTCTTGCAGTGATTCGGGTGAATGGGGCGATAAGGTGAAAACCCTTTACATCATCCCAGTTATTCAGCTCCAGTTCAGGTCCACGCTACACATGTAGCAGTTTTGGACTGCGAAATTTAGTTGAGATGGAGTTTGACATACTGACATCGACTCAACAGCGCGCCATTCACTTTGAAAGAGGGATTTTCGGTTGTAGCACCGATAAGCTGGACCCAGCCGTTCTCGACGTATGGTAAAAACAAATCCTGCTGGGCTTTATTAAACCTGCAGCCAAGTATGAGCCATTGTGCCAGCTCAAGCGCATCCGAACGTATTCCTGCAAATGTAAGCTGCACTACAGACTCACCGATGTATCTCGTCGACCATGAGTATCGTCCGCCTAGTGGAGTCAGCCCAAGCAGTGAGCGGAAGATGTGTGCCTTGACAGACGATAATACGTACCGGCCCGTCAACTTGAGAGAATTTTTGGCTTGTTCGAACACTTGTCTGACATCTGATGCTCCGGAGCTGACATGTTTGGCCAGCTGAGCATATCCTCTTGCCATTAGCAAGTATGCTGGATTTGTGCGTACCTGGTTGCCGACAGCTCCTTAAAATCGGCATTTGCAGTCTTGGCTATCAACCTTGCAAGCGTTCTGCCCAGTGGAATCTGATCAGCTAGATGACAACAGACTGTCAAGTCTGGTCTGGGAGCTGAAGTGCCGCTGCTCACGTCTTCCCGCACCCTGGCGGTCCCCACAAGATACAACTTCCAACGCCCTCTCCAGCTTCTATCCTCGCGCGAAGAAGTGAGCCTGGTCCGACAAGATCTGTCTGCCCTATGTAAGAGGCAAGGGTCGAAGGGCGAGACCTCTCTGCCAATCTGATCACCGACATAGGCACATGCTTATGAGTCAACAAAGGAGATGCCATTTTCGCTCCGCTTGACATTTGACAGATTCAACTTACGGCTGATTAGCAGTCAACGGAttgattttgactttcttctccttcctctcctcgtCTCCAGAAACGCTCGCAAGCTTCTTTTCTTCAACGATAGTGTCATCCTGCGAAGAAGACTTccttttgactttgacttgagAGCTGAAGATAGAAGCCACCGGCGCTACGCCCTTGCCAGACGACCTACGAGCTTTCAAAGACGGCTTAGAGGTCGGAGTGTCTTGTTCAGCCAGATCTATGACATCCCTCAACGGAGAGCTCGTAGTTCGTTTTGACCTGATGTGCGAGGTTTGAGGTCCCGCTTCTGTAGTATGGCTTGGTCCGGCTTCGGCTGAGGCACCTCGACATTGTAAATCCAGATGAAGGTtgatttcggattcggataCCAAGGTTGAACAGATTGGACATTCGACTGGAAGCTCAGCGTCAGCTTGGTGGACCAATGCAATAGGGTCCGTCAGCTGACCTTTGTCCGCTGCCATTGTGGTGCTCGCTTTTACCTGCGCCTTATTGGAACACAGTCCAACTCACCAAGTACGGACAACGCCATGCATCTCGACTTGGTAGTCGACATGAACCTTGCCTCCACTTTCGCCTTGACAATAACAAATCAAGTCTACCTGATTTTATAGAAACACGTGTCACTCGCATATCAGGCACAGCTTGGCTCGATCATTTTGTCTGGTTCAAGATTTCAGTTAACCGGTGTCCGATCAACTTGTGCACGAGAGATAATGATGATTGAGCTTCTCATCATGCTTGTCGGGTGTCGATACTAAAGGACTGACTCAATCTTGCATCTGCAAGCTGTTTCAAAGGCTCCGAGATGTCTCCAGACTCCACTCTATCAGAAGGGTCGAgtacgaagaggaagactcCGATTCCCGAggtcaatgggaatggacaGGCCGCCATAGACGAGGATGGCTTTACAAAAGTACCtacaagagaagagaagagaaagaagaagaaattgaatAAACATAGACCATCATTCCAATATCAGCTCGGCGAGTTCAGATACGGGAAGAAAGTCGGAATCGCTGTATGTTTTCTGTCCCCTCCATGAACACCAAGGGGTGTGTATCTTCGCGTTTAGCTGACGGGATATGGGATGTAGCATGTCCGAGATTTAGTCTTGTATATAGTGGCCGAAGCGAACAAACCTTCTTGGATTCAGATCGAAGTAAGTTCAGTCTCGTCCCTGCCCAAAATCACCTGAGTGAATCTcaatgaagctgacaattgGCCTGTGGTTTGCGGTACAGAACAAGTCATTCATTTCGCACACGGTGGTCTTATTCGTTCCCGGGTTATTGCCTTCGCATCTCGGCTTAGAACAGAACTCAAGCGTAGCTTCGATGCCATTCCCCACAATCCCTTCTGATCCAAGCTCATCGAAACAAGCGAGAGTACCCGCCATACCGAAACTATTCGCATACGCCTGCCCGACCAGAGCTCCGGGGGACGATAGGAAATTGCATTCCGTCTTGAATAGCTTGTTGATGAGTCCAATACCCGATACTTTGAAAAAGCAGAAACACGAGGAAGCGAGACAGTTAGCTGGTGAGCTAGGACCTTCTGCTTGCTCTTGCCTCTCTAGCGAAATCTTGCGAACAGATTAATGTGTCAGAAATGCTGATACAATCTTCCGCTTTGTGTAGAAGCAGCAACTTCATCTGACATACCTCCCTTCTTGTATCTTCTCACTCCCCATCAAATGATCGATAATGACTACCCCTTACCATCTTACATCTCCCCCTCCGATAACCCCATAATACCGGGACTTGACCTCAACACCCTACCGGAAAGCGTTGCAGCGGCTCTGAAAGGTTCCTTGGACAGTGCAGGAGATGTACATATGGACGTTGGCTTAGGGGGAAGCACGACTGCTCTGAACGGCAATAGTAAGAGAAAGGGTAACAAAAGGGATGATCCGTGGGTCGAGACTCCTCAAGCCGATACATCACCTGGAGACGGGAAATGGCCTGTACTAGCAATAGACTGTGAGATGGTACGTCACCATGCTTctcagtcaatcagtcaatcgacGGTAATGTAGGGATGTTCGCTGATCTGGTGTGGATATAGGTATTGTCGGAAGACGGTCAAGAATTAGCCAGAGTATCAATAATAGACTTCGAGAGCGGTGAAAACATATTCGACGAGCTTGTCACGCCCCCAAAACCAATCATAGATTACCGGACGCAGTGAGTCTAGTGTCAGACTCTTTGTCACCCTCGGCCAGAATTCATGCTGATATCCTTTTGCTTAGATGGTCAGGTATAACTGCTGAGAAACTGAAACCCGCGACTCACACCGTACAATCGATCCAGGAAGCGTTGGTATCAGGACCCAACCCGATAATCACCCCACATACTATCTTACTTGGACATTCATTGGAATGTGATCTCATCGCTTTAAGAATAAAGCACCCACTATGTATTGACACGGCTCTTATGTATAAACATCCCCGAGGTCCGCCTTTCAAGTCAGCCTTGAAATGGTTGGCTCAACGCTGGCTCAAGAAGGACATCCAAGCGGGTGAACACGGCCACGAttctgaggaagatgccAAGACCTGTGTCGagttgttgaagatgaaaatCAAATACGGTGAGTCCCCCTCCGAATCTCACAGGTAATTACGAGGTTCAGTCCTGAGACTCGgccctcgtcctcctcccTGATCACCAatctctttcttcgcctGTTCACCTGTCTTGTCCCGATGCGGGCGCTGACGGAGAAAACTTTGTTGTTTGTCTTATAGGCCCCGATTTTGGCAATGCTCTGGAAAATATGGAACCGATCTTCGAACGACTAAACCGCTGTAAACCCGCGAAAACGTCAGCGTTGATAGATTATGGTAATCCACGATCGTCCCATGGATCGAAAGCTACCACTGCGATACGGTGTggggacgatgatgagatcgttGAGAAGATGCTTGAGCATGTGGAAGGACATGATCTGATTTTTGGGAGATTGATGGAATTGGCCAACGTGCAAGGATGTAAGTGGGCGATTTTGCGCATATGGCGCCTTTCTCTCGACCCAATCAAGTTAAATCCACTCTCCAAGACTCAAGCGGCGATGTGTCATAATATCCAGGCTGCACTGATGACgcagctgatgctgattccgGCATTATGGGACTTTAGGGAATGACAGGGGGATAGACTCAACCGAATTCGATGCGGCCGATCTAGATTCTGCCTTGACCGGATTTTCGGATAGATTATCG includes the following:
- a CDS encoding pantoate-beta-alanine ligase; this encodes MFSHSLVRATTRPGSAGPSTLSISASTSRKAAFAFIRHASNSASNGKGPHIPIIRTLGQLRRWRKEARDKGLEVGVVPTMGALHEGHLNLVRASLSRHPLTVMTLFVNPMQFAPHEDLSSYPRTFERDLSLLQSILPPPASPRQLHSPLVIFAPTPDVMYPLKGELQDLRSHKGVEVDVRGWAEVMEGASRPQFFKGVATVCTKLFNAVEPDHAYFGQKDIQQALLLRILVKDLLLSHPTSSNLHILPTTRSVEGLALSSRNAYLSKAELSVGPILHKALASAKQLYEGQSQSESGTESAVSKVTDEVKDEDGAEELTGEDLVANATRVILEEQERILGITTPTPEQQGGGVELTLDYIEIFDKDTFEPIRGPIGRNREFVLAGAIWVGKTRLIDNLLVGWETS